One Spinacia oleracea cultivar Varoflay chromosome 4, BTI_SOV_V1, whole genome shotgun sequence DNA segment encodes these proteins:
- the LOC130472326 gene encoding uncharacterized protein isoform X1: MSSERDSDNVLSGAGYDDVDPASTSEDVNFEDDDKPSASDYFEPSYEDAAKELQAHMRKQVRADIRHDLNLVDNCETIPAVDAPSIALEYELRSWTQFMDPAGKGYGDYGTNFGNVVVSLNQDAVRGAHLEDVAGGSRQMDEGEFSSRVNDFAGSDNSAGSVGGDDEDAGDSILESDDDIGRLWDDGEDVTSLCEQVLREGDLDVEPDSDTEEMSYRVESPPPAGSAVYKAKIIKSFRDRAIKDDHPRWAKEYLKLPKGYRLVIPAEGSVILDCPPDHIGVYAHHLDFGLRFPLHPFIEKVFRAWNVCLAQVTPQVVRNVVAFTWLLSFKQWPQTINLFRRLIWLKKYKKKSGWWSFYTKASKMTVNPKLSSCKDWEKKFYWLRVPSDFPIRTRFHLPRPHMNHYPIRELGFREKRAHQFVSCLHVDTGLQKSVTVPKYWLPPAKYILGNGPLSAVGLCHTHTLGLHTLNFAILGLGKDGRPTTNNPPNPKGVFSTLSTYATQANKKRGSTREEVASESPAKKTKRLSSIPAPKPLSIRAPTGVVFKTTHTAPDNPAPRPVFKTVHTAPDMAGGFKSLDCGRGAALTGRRPRDRNQPFTRVNRSRVDGTTQPAPDKSQQKSPEKGFESAADVNIAGQGGDAVADVEPIAQPDLMVVDLMTPTRQNQEQEVNDTDVAGMGQKTPPLMPPTLHTSSGYVRPSQSAGTSSGLNMGVFVRPGEWIEKTPICLSPRKMKYFEVPPGEPDEPWNPKIDLLRGESILTDDCKGGGCMGWRALKDLATPRDNPAAEIDAPAAQHMNDMLKACNSAVELVKLYLCYQEQNEDLQKRQADLEKQVSDAKQDLDQKTSELKRVKQRNEELENVANKLEAEEAKNKELSEKLLEADEKAKAAYKTGARDGALRFSRSQTYSKRITDSHNGGWFAAHRCGVHGIGLTKEDCEDIEYAFLVEEKHKVPTGLESQIIPEEIIQNADPLTLPPIELKEEDYLDPALLSSSTNQTDYQQV; encoded by the exons ATGTCGAGTGAGCGAGATAGTGATAATGTGTTGAGTGGGGCTGGGTATGACGATGTTGACCCTGCGTCTACCTCTGAGGATGTCAATTTTGAGGATGATGATAAGCCGTCTGCCTCTGACTATTTTGAGCCGTCTTACGAGGATGCTGCAAAGGAATTACAGGCTCACATGCGCAAACAGGTACGAGCCGACATTCGTCATGATTTGAATTTAGTAGATAATTGCGAAACAATCCCGGCAGTGGATGCTCCCTCTATTGCCCTTGAGTACGAACTTCGATCATGGACGCAATTTATGGACCCTGCCGGTAAAGGATATGGTGACTATGGCACTAATTTTGGCAATGTTGTTGTGTCTCTCAACCAGGATGCCGTCAGGGGTGCCCATCTAGAGGACGTGGCTGGTGGGAGCCGTCAGATGGATGAAGGGGAGTTTAGCAGTCGTGTTAACGATTTTGCGGGATCCGATAACTCCGCCGGTAGCGTTGGGGGAGATGATGAGGATGCAGGGGATTCAATTTTGGAGTCTGATGATGATATTGGCCGGTTGTGGGATGATGGTGAAGACGTGACCTCTCTGTGTGAGCAGGTTTTGAGAGAAGGGGATCTGGATGTGGAACCAGATTCCGATACGGAGGAGATGAGCTACAGGGTTGAGAGTCCTCCTCCTGCTGGTAGTGCCGTTTACAAAGCTAAAATAATCAAATCTTTCCGTGATAGGGCTATCAAAGACGACCATCCGCGCTGGGCCAAAGAGTATTTGAAACTGCCCAAAGGGTACCGTCTCGTGATTCCTGCTGAGGGGAGTGTGATTTTGGATTGTCCTCCTGATCATATCGGCGTGTATGCCCATCATCTAGATTTCGGCCTCCGATTTCCTCTTCATCCTTTTATAGAGAAGGTATTCCGGGCTTGGAATGTATGTTTGGCGCAGGTAACGCCTCAGGTAGTGAGGAATGTTGTGGCTTTTACCTGGCTGCTATCTTTTAAACAATGGCCCCAAACCATTAATCTGTTTAGGCGGCTGATTTGGTTGAAAAAGTACAAGAAGAAGTCTGGATGGTGGTCTTTTTACACCAAGGCAAGCAAAATGACAGTCAACCCCAAGCTGTCTAGCTGTAAAGATTGGGAAAAGAAGTTCTACTGGTTGAGAGTGCCTTCTGATTTCCCCATTCGGACTCGCTTTCATCTCCCCCGTCCTCATATGAACCATTACCCCATTCGGGAGTTGGGTTTCAGGGAGAAAAGGGCCCACCAGTTTGTGTCCTGTTTGCATGTTGACACCGGTTTGCAGAAGTCTGTGACCGTTCCTAAGTACTGGTTGCCTCCTGCTAAGTATATTTTGGGAAATGGGCCGCTGTCTGCAGTTGGCTTGTGCCACACCCATACTCTTG GTCTGCATACTCTCAACTTTGCTATTCTCGGTTTGGGCAAAGACGGTCGTCCTACTACCAACAACCCTCCCAATCCGAAAGGTGTGTTTTCTACTCTGTCGACCTACGCAACCCAAGCCAACAAAAAGCGTGGTTCGACTCGGGAGGAGGTTGCGAGTGAGTCTCCTGCTAAGAAGACAAAAAGATTAAGCTCCATACCAGCTCCCAAACCACTTTCCATCCGTGCGCCTACTGGAGTTGTTTTCAAAACGACTCATACTGCTCCTGACAACCCTGCTCCAAGACCTGTCTTCAAGACCGTCCATACTGCTCCTGACATGGCTGGAGGTTTTAAAAGTTTGGATTGCGGTCGTGGTGCTGCCCTTACTGGCAGGCGTCCTCGCGATCGTAACCAACCCTTCACTCGGGTGAATCGGTCTCGAGTGGACGGTACTACGCAGCCTGCCCCTGATAAGTCTCAGCAGAAGTCTCCTGAGAAAGGTTTTGAATCAGCTGCCGATGTGAACATCGCAGGCCAAGGGGGTGATGCTGTTGCGGATGTTGAGCCGATAGCCCAACCAGACTTGATGGTTGTGGATCTTATGACTCCAACCCGTCAGAACCAAGAGCAAGAGGTAAATGATACTGATGTTGCTGGTATGGGCCAGAAGACTCCTCCTCTCATGCCTCCTACTCTTCATACTTCTTCTGGGTATGTTCGCCCTAGCCAGAGTGCTGGTACCAGCTCTGGTCTGAACATGGGTGTCTTTGTCCGTCCTGGGGAGTGGATTGAGAAGACTCCGATTTGCCTATCCCCCAGGAAGATGAAGTACTTTGAGGTTCCTCCTGGTGAGCCTGATGAACCCTGGAACCCTAAAATCGATCTTCTTCGTGGTGAGTCGATACTCACCGACGACTGCAAAGGGGGTGGTTGTATGGGTTGGAGGGCTTTGAAGGATCTGGCTACTCCTCGCGACAATCCTGCTGCTGAGATTGACGCGCCGGCTGCCCAACATATGAATGATATGCTCAAG GCCTGCAACTCTGCTGTGGAGCTTGTGAAGCTGTACCTCTGCTACCAGGAGCAGAATGAAGACCTTCAGAAAAGGCAGGCTGATCTGGAGAAGCAGGTGAGTGACGCCAAGCAAGATCTGGACCAAAAAACTTCTGAGCTGAAAAGGGTGAAGCAACGCAACGAAGAGTTGGAGAATGTTGCGAACAAGCTGGAGGCAGAGGAGGCCAAGAACAAAGAGCTGTCTGAGAAGTTGCTGGAGGCGGATGAGAAGGCCAAAGCTGCTTACAAGACCGGTGCTCGGGATGGTGCCTTGCGATTTTCTCGGTCCCAGACCTATAGTAAGCGTATCACGGATAGTCATAACGGTGGCTGGTTTGCTGCCCACCGTTGTGGCGTTCATGGTATTGGCCTTACCAAGGAGGACTGTGAGGATATTGAGTATGCTTTCCTGGTGGAGGAAAAGCACAAGGTACCAACCGGTTTGGAGTCACAGATCATTCCGGAGGAGATCATTCAGAATGCTGATCCCTTGACTCTCCCTCCCATTGAGCTGAAGGAAGAAGACTACCTGGATCCTGCCCTGCTGTCTTCCAGTACCAACCAGACGGATTATCAACAAGTTTGA
- the LOC130472326 gene encoding uncharacterized protein isoform X2 — protein MSSERDSDNVLSGAGYDDVDPASTSEDVNFEDDDKPSASDYFEPSYEDAAKELQAHMRKQDAVRGAHLEDVAGGSRQMDEGEFSSRVNDFAGSDNSAGSVGGDDEDAGDSILESDDDIGRLWDDGEDVTSLCEQVLREGDLDVEPDSDTEEMSYRVESPPPAGSAVYKAKIIKSFRDRAIKDDHPRWAKEYLKLPKGYRLVIPAEGSVILDCPPDHIGVYAHHLDFGLRFPLHPFIEKVFRAWNVCLAQVTPQVVRNVVAFTWLLSFKQWPQTINLFRRLIWLKKYKKKSGWWSFYTKASKMTVNPKLSSCKDWEKKFYWLRVPSDFPIRTRFHLPRPHMNHYPIRELGFREKRAHQFVSCLHVDTGLQKSVTVPKYWLPPAKYILGNGPLSAVGLCHTHTLGLHTLNFAILGLGKDGRPTTNNPPNPKGVFSTLSTYATQANKKRGSTREEVASESPAKKTKRLSSIPAPKPLSIRAPTGVVFKTTHTAPDNPAPRPVFKTVHTAPDMAGGFKSLDCGRGAALTGRRPRDRNQPFTRVNRSRVDGTTQPAPDKSQQKSPEKGFESAADVNIAGQGGDAVADVEPIAQPDLMVVDLMTPTRQNQEQEVNDTDVAGMGQKTPPLMPPTLHTSSGYVRPSQSAGTSSGLNMGVFVRPGEWIEKTPICLSPRKMKYFEVPPGEPDEPWNPKIDLLRGESILTDDCKGGGCMGWRALKDLATPRDNPAAEIDAPAAQHMNDMLKACNSAVELVKLYLCYQEQNEDLQKRQADLEKQVSDAKQDLDQKTSELKRVKQRNEELENVANKLEAEEAKNKELSEKLLEADEKAKAAYKTGARDGALRFSRSQTYSKRITDSHNGGWFAAHRCGVHGIGLTKEDCEDIEYAFLVEEKHKVPTGLESQIIPEEIIQNADPLTLPPIELKEEDYLDPALLSSSTNQTDYQQV, from the exons ATGTCGAGTGAGCGAGATAGTGATAATGTGTTGAGTGGGGCTGGGTATGACGATGTTGACCCTGCGTCTACCTCTGAGGATGTCAATTTTGAGGATGATGATAAGCCGTCTGCCTCTGACTATTTTGAGCCGTCTTACGAGGATGCTGCAAAGGAATTACAGGCTCACATGCGCAAACAG GATGCCGTCAGGGGTGCCCATCTAGAGGACGTGGCTGGTGGGAGCCGTCAGATGGATGAAGGGGAGTTTAGCAGTCGTGTTAACGATTTTGCGGGATCCGATAACTCCGCCGGTAGCGTTGGGGGAGATGATGAGGATGCAGGGGATTCAATTTTGGAGTCTGATGATGATATTGGCCGGTTGTGGGATGATGGTGAAGACGTGACCTCTCTGTGTGAGCAGGTTTTGAGAGAAGGGGATCTGGATGTGGAACCAGATTCCGATACGGAGGAGATGAGCTACAGGGTTGAGAGTCCTCCTCCTGCTGGTAGTGCCGTTTACAAAGCTAAAATAATCAAATCTTTCCGTGATAGGGCTATCAAAGACGACCATCCGCGCTGGGCCAAAGAGTATTTGAAACTGCCCAAAGGGTACCGTCTCGTGATTCCTGCTGAGGGGAGTGTGATTTTGGATTGTCCTCCTGATCATATCGGCGTGTATGCCCATCATCTAGATTTCGGCCTCCGATTTCCTCTTCATCCTTTTATAGAGAAGGTATTCCGGGCTTGGAATGTATGTTTGGCGCAGGTAACGCCTCAGGTAGTGAGGAATGTTGTGGCTTTTACCTGGCTGCTATCTTTTAAACAATGGCCCCAAACCATTAATCTGTTTAGGCGGCTGATTTGGTTGAAAAAGTACAAGAAGAAGTCTGGATGGTGGTCTTTTTACACCAAGGCAAGCAAAATGACAGTCAACCCCAAGCTGTCTAGCTGTAAAGATTGGGAAAAGAAGTTCTACTGGTTGAGAGTGCCTTCTGATTTCCCCATTCGGACTCGCTTTCATCTCCCCCGTCCTCATATGAACCATTACCCCATTCGGGAGTTGGGTTTCAGGGAGAAAAGGGCCCACCAGTTTGTGTCCTGTTTGCATGTTGACACCGGTTTGCAGAAGTCTGTGACCGTTCCTAAGTACTGGTTGCCTCCTGCTAAGTATATTTTGGGAAATGGGCCGCTGTCTGCAGTTGGCTTGTGCCACACCCATACTCTTG GTCTGCATACTCTCAACTTTGCTATTCTCGGTTTGGGCAAAGACGGTCGTCCTACTACCAACAACCCTCCCAATCCGAAAGGTGTGTTTTCTACTCTGTCGACCTACGCAACCCAAGCCAACAAAAAGCGTGGTTCGACTCGGGAGGAGGTTGCGAGTGAGTCTCCTGCTAAGAAGACAAAAAGATTAAGCTCCATACCAGCTCCCAAACCACTTTCCATCCGTGCGCCTACTGGAGTTGTTTTCAAAACGACTCATACTGCTCCTGACAACCCTGCTCCAAGACCTGTCTTCAAGACCGTCCATACTGCTCCTGACATGGCTGGAGGTTTTAAAAGTTTGGATTGCGGTCGTGGTGCTGCCCTTACTGGCAGGCGTCCTCGCGATCGTAACCAACCCTTCACTCGGGTGAATCGGTCTCGAGTGGACGGTACTACGCAGCCTGCCCCTGATAAGTCTCAGCAGAAGTCTCCTGAGAAAGGTTTTGAATCAGCTGCCGATGTGAACATCGCAGGCCAAGGGGGTGATGCTGTTGCGGATGTTGAGCCGATAGCCCAACCAGACTTGATGGTTGTGGATCTTATGACTCCAACCCGTCAGAACCAAGAGCAAGAGGTAAATGATACTGATGTTGCTGGTATGGGCCAGAAGACTCCTCCTCTCATGCCTCCTACTCTTCATACTTCTTCTGGGTATGTTCGCCCTAGCCAGAGTGCTGGTACCAGCTCTGGTCTGAACATGGGTGTCTTTGTCCGTCCTGGGGAGTGGATTGAGAAGACTCCGATTTGCCTATCCCCCAGGAAGATGAAGTACTTTGAGGTTCCTCCTGGTGAGCCTGATGAACCCTGGAACCCTAAAATCGATCTTCTTCGTGGTGAGTCGATACTCACCGACGACTGCAAAGGGGGTGGTTGTATGGGTTGGAGGGCTTTGAAGGATCTGGCTACTCCTCGCGACAATCCTGCTGCTGAGATTGACGCGCCGGCTGCCCAACATATGAATGATATGCTCAAG GCCTGCAACTCTGCTGTGGAGCTTGTGAAGCTGTACCTCTGCTACCAGGAGCAGAATGAAGACCTTCAGAAAAGGCAGGCTGATCTGGAGAAGCAGGTGAGTGACGCCAAGCAAGATCTGGACCAAAAAACTTCTGAGCTGAAAAGGGTGAAGCAACGCAACGAAGAGTTGGAGAATGTTGCGAACAAGCTGGAGGCAGAGGAGGCCAAGAACAAAGAGCTGTCTGAGAAGTTGCTGGAGGCGGATGAGAAGGCCAAAGCTGCTTACAAGACCGGTGCTCGGGATGGTGCCTTGCGATTTTCTCGGTCCCAGACCTATAGTAAGCGTATCACGGATAGTCATAACGGTGGCTGGTTTGCTGCCCACCGTTGTGGCGTTCATGGTATTGGCCTTACCAAGGAGGACTGTGAGGATATTGAGTATGCTTTCCTGGTGGAGGAAAAGCACAAGGTACCAACCGGTTTGGAGTCACAGATCATTCCGGAGGAGATCATTCAGAATGCTGATCCCTTGACTCTCCCTCCCATTGAGCTGAAGGAAGAAGACTACCTGGATCCTGCCCTGCTGTCTTCCAGTACCAACCAGACGGATTATCAACAAGTTTGA